The sequence below is a genomic window from Sorangiineae bacterium MSr12523.
AGAAGAGGGAAGGGGCGTTGCGGGAGGAGGACGTCGTCGAGGCACGCCGCGAGGTGCCCTCGGTGCGCTGCGAGCGCGGGGACGGCGAAGCAGGGACCGCGCGTTGCGGCGGCTCCGGCGCGGTCACCACGTCCATTTTTTCCGAGGCTTCCACCACGTCGCCCGGCGCGGTCGACTCGGCATGCGCCGTCGCCGGAGGGCTCGGCTCGGCGGGCAGCTCGAGGCGCAGCGGTTCGGCGTTGGCCGGCGTGGAGGGCTCCATGGGCGCGCGCCCGAAGAACGCGGCCAGGGCCATCGCGGCGGCGACCAACGCCACCGAGAGCGCCGCGCGCCGGCGATCCCACTTGCGCTCCATGTGGGCGATGCGCGTCGCCAGCGGCGTGAGCGCGTCCGAATCGAGAGGCCGGTTGGCGATGGCGCGCGCGAAGGCATCGGCCATCGCCCGCGCGGAAGAGAAGCGGCGCGCCGGATCGGTCGCGAAGGCGATGCGAAACCAAGCATCGACGGTCTGCGGCAGGTCCGGGCGCACGCGGGTGGGGAGCTCGAAGGTTCCTCGCGTGGCCGCGAGGAAAATCGCCGTGGGCGTATCGCCGGGAAACGGCATGCGCCCGAGGAGCGACTCGTACGCGAGCACCGCCAGCGCCCATAGGTCGCAGCGGCGGTCGACGCCCTTGGGGTTCACGAACTGCTCGGGGCTCATGAAGAACGGCGTTCCCAGCACCTCGCCATCTTCGGTGGTGCGCCTCGGCGCGGTGTCGCCACGCACGTCCTTCGCGACGCCGAAGTCGAGCACCTTCACCACGCGTTCAGGCCCCTGCAAGAAGACGTTCTCCGGTTTGATGTCGCGGTGCACGATGCCCAGCTCGTGCGCCTTTTCGAGCACGCTCGCCACCGTGAGGACCACGGACACGACATCCTCGGGCTCCAGAGGCCCATGCCGCTCGAGATACCGTTCGAGGTCTTCTCCCTCGAGGTACTCCATCACGATGTACGGCATGCCGCCTTCGAGCGACGAGCACCCGAAGTCGAGGATCTGCACCACGTTGGGGTGGTGAATCTGCGCGGCCGCACGCGCCTCGCGCGTGAAGCGCTCTTCGGCCGCCGTGGGTGCGGTCTGACTGAGGTACGTCGACCGTGACATGAACTTCACGGCAACGGGCATCTCCAGTGCGAGGTGCCGTCCGAGCCACACGCTCCCCATGCCGCCCTCGGCGAGACGTCGCACGAGCTGCACGTTGTGCGTGACCAACGCGTCTGGTCGAAGGTCCATGGTGTGGGCAGCCGAAGAGCAACCCACGTGCCTTTATTCCCCTCGACGGAATCGACCGCTTCACCGTCGTTTTTGCGACGGTGCCGTTCACGATTGCGGTGGCACCCGCGTGCCAAAATGCCACGTCAGGTACCACCCGAGGTCATTTGCTACACGGACCCACCATCGTCAGGTGGCGTGTCAGGTGGCAGGCGCTTCCATGGGACCCAGATCCTCGCCGGAGAGCACGAAAAACGCCTCGCCGTAGCTCTTGAGGTACTCGAGGGCCGTATCCATGTCCTCTTGCGTATGGCCGCGGGTGACGTTGAGGCGCAAGCGTTGCTCGCCCTGTTTGACGCCCGGGTACACCACCGGAACCATGAAGATGCCGCATTCCAGCAACGCCATGTGCATGAAGAGAGCTTTGCGATCGTCGCGGCACATGACCGGCATGATGTGGGTGTTGCTCAAGCCGAGATCGAATCCCGCTCCGGTCAGCTTCTCACGCATGTAGGCAGCCTTCTGGTGAAGCTCTGCCACGAGCGCCGGACCGTTGTCCTCCAACATGTCCAGGATGGTACTCGCCGCTGCCACGACCGGGACGGGAAGGGCTGCGCTGAAGAGGAACGAGCGCGCGAAGTGCTTGATGTGCTCCACCACTTCCGTGGTGCCCAGCAGAATGCCGCCGATGCCGCCGAACGTCTTGGAGAAGGTCGAGATGACCACGGGCACTTTGCCCTGCAGGCCCTGCTCTTCGAGGATGCCCGTGCCGCGCTTGCCCAGCGTGCCCGTGCCGTGGGCATCGTCCACGATGATCGGCGCGTCGTAGCGCTCGCAGATCTCCACGAACTCCTTGATGTGGGCGCGGTCGCCGTCGAGCGAGTAGACACCCTCGACGATGACCAGCGCATTCTTGCGCTCGCGCGTCTTGAGGATGCGCTCCAAGCTTTTCGAGGAGTTGTGGTTGAAGAAGCGAATCTCCGGGCTGCGCCCCGGCACACCCGCCGCGAGGAAGCTTCCGTCGAGGATGCACGCGTGGGAGTAGCTATCGAGGACCAGCGTGGTGTCCTTGTCGGCGAGCGACACGATGGTGCCGAGCATCGCCTGGTAGCCGGTGGTGAAGAGAAGGCACTCTTCGAATCCGAACCACTTGGCGAGGCGCTTCTCCAGCGCCACGTGCTCCGCCGTGGTGGCCTGCACGCGCGAGCTCGAGAGCCCGCAGGCGTAACGCTCCACCGCCTTGATCGAAGCTTCTTTCACCTTCGGGTGGTTCGTCAGCCCGAGGTAGTCGTTCGAGCTGAAATTGACGACGGGCCTTCCGCCGATGGTCGTGCGAAGACCGCCGGTCTCGAATTCCTTGTAATAGGGGTAAACTTGTTCTTCACGCGCCTGGCGCGTTTGCGCGAGGCCAGCATGCGCCTTTTCGTCTATCCAGCTCACAGGCCGGTAATTGCCATGGAATCCTGGCTTTCGCCAGCATCAACAGCAGCGTAAAGGCTTACTCGCCCGACTCGCCCTGCTCTAGCCGCGCACGGCATCACGCGGCGCGCGCATCACCACCGCGGACGCGTTTCCGTAATAGCCAATCGACGTAACCAGCACGTGGTGCACGTCTTTCGGGGCGCGCCCCGCCACGATGGGGGACGGTGTTGCGCCGCCAAACCAGGCGAGCGCTGCGGCCATGCCCATCGCGCCGCCGGCGCCCAATGTTTCGCCGAGGACCGACTTGGGGGCGGCGATGGGCACATCGCCCAGCACGCGCGAGATGGCTGCAATTTCCGCCTCGTCGTGGGACTTGATGCCCGAGACGCTGCTGGCCACCACGCTGATGTCCCCGGGCTCCACGCCCGCATCGGCAATGGCGATGCGAATCGCGCTTTCCATGGCTTCCTCGGAGGCGAAGATGAGCTCCTCGCCCTCGGGACCGTGGAATGCGGTGCCGTAGCCTATGACCTCGGCGCGCACGTTGGCTTTGCGCGCGCGGGCGTGCTCGAGCGGCTCCAAGACGAGGAGCGCGGCGCCCTCGCCGAGGCGCGTGCCCTTGCCCACGACGCCGAGCCTGCGAAACGCGAGATACAGCGCCTCGCTCATGGCCTCCGCACCGCCCACGAGCAAAGCGTCGGCGCGGCGGGTCTCCAGGTAAATGTCTGCGCACGCAACTGCGTCGAGCGCACCGCAGTTACCGTCGGAGACGGACACGTTGAGCGCGCGCAGGTCCTCCCAGATGCTCACGTAGCCGCTGGCGCTGTTGCTCACCGTATTGGGGAACTTTGCCGGGTTGATGTACCGCGCATCTTCGAGCTGGGCGACGCGATCGAGCTCGGTAATGGCCTCGAGGCTGCCGTACGCGTTCGAGCAACAGATGCCCACGCGCTCGGGGGACGATTGCACGTACACGCCGTCGCGTTTGAACCCGGCGTCGTGCATGCCCAACCGCCCTGCGACCACCAGCAACTTGGTCAACCGGTCGAGCGTGCGCAGGCCCTTGTCGCCGAGGTACTTCGTCGGGTCGAAACCCGGCACCTCGGAAACGGTGTCTTGCGCATTCGGGTAGTTCGTCGCGTCGAACGACTCGATGGGGTGCCGCGGAGCATTGGCCAGCGGCGCGCCCTCGGACAGCGCCCGAAAGAAGGTGTCCTTGCCGACTCCGACGGCGGAAACGACCCCGAGTCCGGTAACTGCGCGCGGCTTCAACGTCTCACCCTTCTTTGCTCTTGCTTGGCTTACGACGCCGCAGCGAGGGCGACTTCTTCCTCGCGGGGATCGCAAATCGGCGGCTCGGGCAGGACGCCCGGGACCGCGAAGCACGTGACGGCGTTGTAGCCACCGAAGGCGAGCGAGTTGTTCAGCACCACCTTGGAGCGTCCCTCGCGGGCCACGTTGGCCACGAGCTCGACGTTGCACTCCGGATCGGGCGTCTCGTAGCCCAGGGTTGGCGGGTAGATGCCCGTCTCGAGGGTCATCACGCAGGCAATGGCCTCGAGCGCGCTCGCCGCGCCCATGCAGTGTCCAATCATGCTTTTGACGCTGGAGATGGGCACACGCCGATCGCCGAACACGTCGTTCATCACCTTGGCCTCCGCGGTATCGTTCGCGCGGGTGCCGGTGCCGTGGGCATTCACGAAGTCGATATCGTTCGACGTGAGGCCCGAACGCGCAATCGCCTGGCGCATGGCCACGATGCTTCCCGCCGCCTCGGGGTGGGGCCGCGTGATGTGGTACGCATCGCACGAAAGGCCGTAACCGCCGACCTCCGCCAGGGCATGCGCCCCGCGGCGAACGGCGTGGGCTTCCGACTCGAGCACCAGCACGCCCGCGCCCTCGCCCAAGATGAGCCCCTGCCGATTCAAATCGAACGGCTGGCAACGATTCTGCGCCATGGCGGCAAGCCGCACGAAGCCGCTGTACTGCAGCTCTTGAAGGATTTCCGCCGCGCCGCTGATGACGACGTCGGCCCGGCCCGAGCGAATCAAATCCGCAGCAAAGCCAATCGCGTAATTGCCCGCCGCGCATGCCGCGGGGAGGGTGAGCACCATGCCCTGGGCCCCAATGGCCCGCGCCACGTGAATCGGAAGCAGCGTCGATCCGTATTTCGGCAAGAGCGCGCGCTTCACGGCCTGCGGGCCGCGGTGGATCCAGCGATGGTCGAGATCCGCGATGATGCTGGCCTCGCCCATGGTCGTCCCAAGGACGACCGCCGTGCGGCCGCCTTTGAGGTGCGGCGCGCCGATGTTCGCATCGGAGATGGCCATGCGGGCGGCGGCGAGGGTCATCGCCGAGCATCGGCCCGTGCGGCGCAATTCGGCCTGCGTCAGGTGGTCCTTGGCGCGGAATTGCTTTACTTCGCCGGCATATTGCCTGCCGAGTCCGCTGGCATCGAAGGACTCGACCGGCGAGATTCCGCTCTGTCCCGTTTCGAGCGAGCGGAAAAACTCGTCTTTGCCAAGGCCGATCGAGCTTACGACGCCGACGCCGGTGATGAAAACCCGCGGGGCGCCTCCAGCGTTTGCCCGCTGGGGCTCGACATGGGGTAGGTTCGAGGGTCGGTTCGTCACGCGCAGCTTATAGCTCCCGGTCCGCGACATGAGCAATCTCCGGACCTGAAAAAATGACGCGTACAACGCTACGCGTGCGCAGGTATTTTCGCTCGGCGGCTCGCTTGCATGCCGGCCAGTCTCGCAGTAAGTGCGGCGCTGAATCCCTCGGCGTCGAACTTGCCGATGGCGACCAGGACTGTCGAATGCAAAGCCCCATAGCTCAAAACCAATCTTCGTCGTACCGCCCGCGGTTTGTGGCTCCTACTCTCGTGGAGGCGGTTCGTTCGCTTGGCGGCGATGACAAGCGGGGTTTTGTGTTCGTGCGCCCCGACGGACAAGAGCGTCTGTGCTCCTTTTCAGAAATCAACGCGGAAGCAACGCGCCGCGCCGCGCATTTGCTCGCGCGAGGGCTGAAAAAAGGCGACCGCGTCGCGCTCGTCATTCCGGACAGCGACGAGTTCGTCCTGTCATTTTTGGGCGCCATTTACGCGGGCATCGTACCCGTGCCGATGTACCCGCAATTGTCCTTCAAAAACGTCGAGAGCTACCACGACACGGTTGCGCATATTACGCGCGCGTCGGGCGCTTCGCTGCTGTTGACGACGACGGGCACCCGTCCGTTCGTCGAGCCGGTCAAGGACAAGGTCGAGGGGCTGAAAAGCATCGTCTCGGTGACCGAACTGGAAGGTCCGGCGCCTGGCGCGATCGACCATGTGAAAATTTCGCCCACTGATCCCTGTTTCTTCCAGTTCACATCTGGGAGCACCTCGCGGCCCAAGGGCGTGGTCGTCACCCATGGCAACCTCGCCGCCAACAGCGAAGCCATCATGATCCACGGTCTGGCCAAGGACTCGTCGGTCGACAAGGGCGTGAGCTGGCTGCCGCTGTTCCACGATATGGGGCTCATCGGGTTCGTCATCGCCCCGCTCTTCACGGATATTCCGGTCGTCTTCTTGCCGACGGCGAGTTTCGTTCGCGCCCCCCGCGTATGGCTCGACACGATCCACAGGCACCGCGGCACCATCACGTACGCGCCGAACTTTGCTTATGCCTTGGTGGCCAAACGTCTAAAGGACAAAGACGTGCAGGGCCTCGACCTTTCGTGCATCAAAATCGCAGGCAGCGGCTCCGAACCC
It includes:
- a CDS encoding serine/threonine protein kinase, whose amino-acid sequence is MDLRPDALVTHNVQLVRRLAEGGMGSVWLGRHLALEMPVAVKFMSRSTYLSQTAPTAAEERFTREARAAAQIHHPNVVQILDFGCSSLEGGMPYIVMEYLEGEDLERYLERHGPLEPEDVVSVVLTVASVLEKAHELGIVHRDIKPENVFLQGPERVVKVLDFGVAKDVRGDTAPRRTTEDGEVLGTPFFMSPEQFVNPKGVDRRCDLWALAVLAYESLLGRMPFPGDTPTAIFLAATRGTFELPTRVRPDLPQTVDAWFRIAFATDPARRFSSARAMADAFARAIANRPLDSDALTPLATRIAHMERKWDRRRAALSVALVAAAMALAAFFGRAPMEPSTPANAEPLRLELPAEPSPPATAHAESTAPGDVVEASEKMDVVTAPEPPQRAVPASPSPRSQRTEGTSRRASTTSSSRNAPSLFFMR
- a CDS encoding pyridoxal phosphate-dependent aminotransferase family protein, which encodes MSWIDEKAHAGLAQTRQAREEQVYPYYKEFETGGLRTTIGGRPVVNFSSNDYLGLTNHPKVKEASIKAVERYACGLSSSRVQATTAEHVALEKRLAKWFGFEECLLFTTGYQAMLGTIVSLADKDTTLVLDSYSHACILDGSFLAAGVPGRSPEIRFFNHNSSKSLERILKTRERKNALVIVEGVYSLDGDRAHIKEFVEICERYDAPIIVDDAHGTGTLGKRGTGILEEQGLQGKVPVVISTFSKTFGGIGGILLGTTEVVEHIKHFARSFLFSAALPVPVVAAASTILDMLEDNGPALVAELHQKAAYMREKLTGAGFDLGLSNTHIMPVMCRDDRKALFMHMALLECGIFMVPVVYPGVKQGEQRLRLNVTRGHTQEDMDTALEYLKSYGEAFFVLSGEDLGPMEAPAT
- a CDS encoding beta-ketoacyl-[acyl-carrier-protein] synthase family protein, whose amino-acid sequence is MTNRPSNLPHVEPQRANAGGAPRVFITGVGVVSSIGLGKDEFFRSLETGQSGISPVESFDASGLGRQYAGEVKQFRAKDHLTQAELRRTGRCSAMTLAAARMAISDANIGAPHLKGGRTAVVLGTTMGEASIIADLDHRWIHRGPQAVKRALLPKYGSTLLPIHVARAIGAQGMVLTLPAACAAGNYAIGFAADLIRSGRADVVISGAAEILQELQYSGFVRLAAMAQNRCQPFDLNRQGLILGEGAGVLVLESEAHAVRRGAHALAEVGGYGLSCDAYHITRPHPEAAGSIVAMRQAIARSGLTSNDIDFVNAHGTGTRANDTAEAKVMNDVFGDRRVPISSVKSMIGHCMGAASALEAIACVMTLETGIYPPTLGYETPDPECNVELVANVAREGRSKVVLNNSLAFGGYNAVTCFAVPGVLPEPPICDPREEEVALAAAS